From the genome of Triticum aestivum cultivar Chinese Spring chromosome 3B, IWGSC CS RefSeq v2.1, whole genome shotgun sequence, one region includes:
- the LOC123066356 gene encoding uncharacterized protein: MVIGAWWAMKKSLLVKLGVYLLVIVMANCARDIPDSVVKNPPVYTCEDISETWRGGLCAKHGTCNKPCQAEGYDSGFCAPFPFLTTCCCKKNCIDALQPRRSSFLCG, encoded by the exons ATGGTCATAGGAGCGTGGTGGGCAATGAAGAAAAGCTTATTAGTGAAGCTGGGTGTGTATCTGCTGGTCATCGTCATGGCTAATTGCGCTCGGGATATCCCTGACTCTGTTGTCAAGAACCCTC CCGTATACACCTGCGAAGACATCAGTGAGACGTGGCGCGGGGGGCTGTGCGCCAAGCACGGCACCTGTAACAAGCCGTGCCAGGCGGAAGGGTACGACTCGGGCTTCTGTGCCCCCTTCCCCTTCCTGACCACCTGCTGCTGCAAGAAGAACTGTATCGATGCTCTGCAGCCACGCAGGAGCAGCTTTTTGTGCGGATAA